The Alnus glutinosa chromosome 7, dhAlnGlut1.1, whole genome shotgun sequence genome includes a region encoding these proteins:
- the LOC133873911 gene encoding UDP-glycosyltransferase 73C11-like — protein MAQGHMIPMMDIAKLLAQRGVVVTVVTTTHNAARFEPSIARAIQSGLQIQVIPLHLPCEEAGIPEGCDNLDKLPSLQLAMNFFTSTTMLQKPVEKLFEEMAPRPSCIISDMCLPWTADVARKFHIPRFSFLGIGCFCLLCWHNLRVHKPHETISSESEYFVLPGLPDHIEFTKSQLALSADPEIENFCKLTVEADLASYGVLVNTFQELEPEYVKEYRKTREDKVWCIGPVSLCNVDNLDKAERGNKASIEEYECSKWLDAGEPCSVLYACLGSLCNLITSQLIELGLGLEASKKPFIWVIRGSAKSSQELEKWISEDRFEERIKGRGLLIRGWAPQLLILSHPSVGGFLTHCGWNSTIEAICAGVPMLTWPLFGDQFLNEKLVVQVRKIGVRVGVEDTVKWGEEEKTGVLVEKENVKAAIDMLMDEGEEREERRKRARELGEMAKSAVEDGGSSHKDMTLLIQEIMRQASCEESTLTDVY, from the coding sequence ATGGCCCAAGGCCACATGATTCCAATGATGGACATTGCCAAATTGCTGGCGCAGCGTGGTGTGGTTGTCACCGTAGTCACCACAACACATAATGCTGCCCGTTTCGAACCAAGCATTGCTCGTGCAATTCAGTCTGGTCTCCAAATCCAAGTTATCCCACTTCACCTTCCATGTGAAGAAGCAGGAATACCAGAAGGGTGCGACAATCTCGACAAGCTTCCTTCACTACAATTGGCCATGAATTTCTTCACTTCAACTACCATGCTACAAAAGCCAGTGGAGAAGTTGTTTGAGGAGATGGCACCGCGACCAAGCTGCATAATCTCCGACATGTGCTTGCCGTGGACAGCTGATGTTGCTCGCAAGTTTCACATCCCAAGATTTTCATTCCTCGGAATAGGCTGCTTTTGTCTCTTGTGCTGGCACAATTTACGTGTTCACAAACCTCACGAGACCATATCCTCGGAGTCTGAATACTTTGTCCTGCCCGGCTTGCCTGATCATATTGAATTCACCAAATCTCAACTAGCTTTATCCGCCGATCCAGAAATAGAAAATTTTTGCAAGCTAACGGTAGAAGCTGACTTAGCCTCATACGGGGTTCTGGTTAATACTTTCCAGGAGTTGGAGCCAGAGTATGTCAAAGAATACAGGAAGACGAGAGAAGATAAAGTCTGGTGTATTGGCCCTGTTTCGCTTTGTAACGTGGACAATTTAGATAAGGCTGAGAGAGGTAACAAAGCCTCCATTGAAGAATACGAATGCTCGAAGTGGCTTGATGCTGGGGAACCCTGCTCTGTTCTCTATGCCTGCCTTGGAAGCCTGTGTAATCTTATAACTTCACAGTTGATAGAGCTGGGATTGGGCTTAGAAGCCTCAAAGAAACCATTCATTTGGGTCATACGGGGATCAGCAAAAAGCTCACAAGAATTGGAGAAGTGGATTTCAGAAGACAGATTTGAAGAAAGGATCAAAGGGAGAGGCCTTTTGATTCGGGGTTGGGCTCCACAATTACTCATATTATCTCATCCTTCGGTTGGAGGGTTCTTAACGCATTGCGGTTGGAATTCAACCATAGAAGCAATATGTGCCGGGGTGCCGATGCTAACATGGCCGCTCTTTGGAGACCAGTTTTTGAATGAGAAATTAGTAGTACAGGTGCGAAAAATTGGTGTGAGGGTTGGGGTGGAGGATACTGTAAAGTGGGGTGAAGAGGAGAAGACTGGGGTGTTGGTGGAGAAGGAAAATGTTAAGGCGGCCATAGACATGCTAATGGATGAAGgagaggaaagagaagagaggaggaaAAGAGCAAGAGAGCTTGGGGAGATGGCAAAGAGTGCAGTTGAAGATGGGGGATCTTCTCACAAAGACATGACACTGCTGATTCAAGAAATTATGCGACAAGCAAGTTGTGAAGAATCAACCCTAACAGACGTATATTAG
- the LOC133873523 gene encoding UDP-glycosyltransferase 73C11-like, with product MSNTDAMASDHQTHQLHFILFPLMAQGHLIPMIDMAKMLAQRGVTVTVVIISHNAALLEKSMALSVESGLHIRVILLQLPCQEAGIPEDCDTIDKLLSNGLSATFFTSTSMLKQRVEKLFEELAPQPSCILSDLCLPWTADIACKFHIPRFSFLTVSCFCLLCLHSLRIHSKVLDRTSSESEYFVLPGLPDHLQFTKSQLAFSNDPDPAMKKFNEQMVAAELASYGAIVNTFRELEPAYIKEYSRTRKGKVLCVGPVSLCNKNKLWKAERGNKASIEAYECLKWLDSQKTCSVVYACFGSLCNLTPSQLTELGLGLEESNKPFIWVIREAKNSEELEKWILEDGFEERVKGRGLLIRGWAPQLLILSHPSVGGFFTHCGWNSTIEAISTGVPMLTWPLFGDQFINEKLVVQVLKLGVTIGVEDPEKWGEEEKTGVLVEKENVKEAICMLMDEGEEGEQRRKRARELGEKAKRAVEDGGSSHQDMTLLIQDIMLQAGCEESA from the coding sequence ATGTCAAACACAGACGCCATGGCTTCTGATCATCAAACCCACCAGCTTCACTTCATCTTGTTTCCTTTAATGGCCCAAGGCCACCTGATTCCCATGATAGACATGGCCAAAATGCTGGCACAACGAGGTGTGACTGTCACCGTAGTCATCATATCACATAACGCAGCCCTTTTGGAAAAGAGCATGGCTCTTTCAGTTGAATCTGGGCTCCATATTCGAGTTATCCTACTTCAGCTCCCGTGTCAAGAAGCAGGAATACCAGAAGATTGTGATACTATCGACAAGCTTCTTTCAAATGGTCTGTCCGCGACTTTCTTCACTTCAACTAGCATGCTGAAACAGAGAGTGGAGAAGTTGTTTGAGGAGCTGGCACCGCAGCCAAGCTGTATACTGTCCGACTTGTGCTTGCCGTGGACAGCTGATATTGCTTGCAAATTTCATATCCcaagattttctttccttacaGTGAGTTGCTTCTGTCTCTTGTGCTTGCACAGTTTACGCATTCACAGCAAGGTTCTCGACAGGACATCCTCCGAGTCAGAGTACTTTGTCTTGCCTGGCTTGCCTGACCATCTCCAGTTCACTAAATCACAGCTAGCTTTTTCCAACGACCCAGATCCAGCAATGAAAAAATTTAACGAGCAAATGGTAGCAGCTGAACTAGCCTCATATGGGGCTATTGTAAATACTTTCCGAGAGTTGGAGCCTGCATATATTAAAGAGTATAGCAGGACAAGAAAAGGCAAAGTTTTGTGTGTTGGTCCTGTTTCACTTTGCAACAAGAACAAATTATGGAAGGCTGAGAGAGGTAACAAAGCCTCCATTGAAGCATATGAATGCTTGAAGTGGCTTGATTCTCAGAAAACCTGCTCTGTTGTCTATGCCTGCTTTGGAAGCCTATGTAATCTAACACCTTCCCAGTTGACAGAGCTCGGATTGGGCTTGGAAGAGTCAAACAAACCATTCATTTGGGTCATTAGGGAAGCAAAAAACTCAGAAGAACTGGAAAAGTGGATTTTAGAAGATGGATTTGAAGAAAGAGTCAAAGGGAGAGGCCTTTTGATTCGGGGTTGGGCTCCACAATTACTGATATTATCGCATCCTTCAGTTGGGGGGTTCTTTACACATTGCGGTTGGAATTCAACCATAGAAGCAATATCTACTGGGGTGCCAATGCTTACATGGCCGCTATTTGGAGACCAGTTTATCAATGAGAAACTTGTAGTGCAGGTACTAAAACTTGGCGTGACAATTGGGGTGGAGGATCCTGAAAAGTGGGGTGAGGAGGAGAAGACGGGGGTGTTGGTGGAGAAGGAAAATGTTAAGGAAGCCATATGCATGCTTATGGATGAAGGAGAGGAAGGAGAACAGAGGAGGAAAAGAGCAAGAGAGCTCGGGGAGAAGGCAAAGAGAGCTGTTGAAGATGGGGGATCATCTCACCAAGACATGACACTACTTATTCAAGATATCATGCTGCAAGCAGGTTGTGAAGAATCAGCTTAA
- the LOC133873522 gene encoding UDP-glycosyltransferase 73C4-like: protein MFHFPLSATTPHRNGQQLHFVMIPLISPGHLIPMTDMARLFAERGAVITIVTTPLNAIRLRPAISRANESGRCIRLLQLQFPLHEAGLPEGCENMDAIPSRSLFRNFYAAASKLQQPLEQLLEEMEPRPSCLIADNNLAWTADVADKFHIPRLLFDGTSCFNLLCCHNLQASTFLESVSGSDQPFTVPGLPDQIELTKAQLPSGFNPSMHDFRDLQAKIRASGERAYGVVVNSFEELESEYVKAYRNAKGDKSVWCIGAVSLSNKADLDKAQRGNSSSIDENQCLKWLDSLPQSSVVYACLGSLSRLPPSQLIELGLGLEASNSPFIWVLRGDENGGEMEKWILEEGFEEKTKGRGLLIRGWAPQVLILSLPAIGGFLTHCGWNSTLEGVCAGVPMVTWPIFAEQFFNEKLVVQVLKIGERVGNEIAVPLGEEGRYGVLVNKEQVREAIGKIMTEGKEREDRRERSSKLAEMAKKATEEGGSSYLDITLLMEDIRKLAIGHQA, encoded by the coding sequence ATGTTTCACTTTCCACTCTCGGCAACAACCCCACATAGGAATGGCCAGCAGCTTCACTTCGTGATGATACCGTTGATCTCCCCAGGACACCTTATTCCCATGACTGACATGGCCAGGCTATTTGCCGAACGTGGTGCTGTCATCACAATAGTCACAACTCCCCTTAATGCCATCCGGCTCAGACCAGCCATCAGCCGTGCCAATGAATCTGGGCGCTGTATCCGGCTTCTCCAGCTCCAGTTTCCACTCCATGAGGCCGGCTTGCCAGAAGGGTGTGAAAATATGGATGCAATCCCCTCACGCAGTTTATTTAGGAACTTCTATGCTGCTGCTAGTAAGTTGCAGCAACCACTAGAACAATTGCTTGAAGAGATGGAACCCCGCCCGAGCTGCTTAATAGCCGATAACAACCTTGCTTGGACAGCTGATGTTGCTGACAAGTTCCATATACCAAGACTTTTGTTTGATGGGACAAGTTGTTTCAATCTTTTGTGCTGTCATAATCTGCAAGCATCCACGTTCCTCGAGAGTGTCTCTGGTTCAGATCAGCCCTTTACAGTGCCTGGTTTACCTGATCAAATTGAATTAACTAAAGCACAACTACCATCGGGCTTTAATCCGAGCATGCATGATTTTAGAGATCTTCAAGCAAAGATAAGAGCTTCTGGGGAAAGAGCTTATGGCGTGGTGGTCAATAGTTTTGAGGAGTTGGAATCAGAATATGTTAAAGCGTATCGCAACGCAAAAGGAGATAAATCAGTTTGGTGTATTGGCGCAGTGTCACTGTCCAACAAGGCAGACTTGGACAAGGCGCAGAGAGGTAACAGCTCCTCAATCGATGAAAACCAGTGCCTGAAGTGGCTTGATTCATTGCCTCAGAGCTCTGTTGTTTATGCTTGTCTCGGAAGCCTTAGCCGCCTTCCGCCTTCACAACTAATAGAGCTTGGTTTAGGCTTAGAAGCGTCCAACAGTCCATTTATCTGGGTGCTTAGAGGAGATGAAAATGGTGGAGAGATGGAGAAGTGGATCTTAGAGGAAGGATTTGAAGAGAAGACGAAAGGGAGAGGCCTTTTGATCCGGGGTTGGGCTCCGCAAGTACTGATCTTGTCACTCCCTGCAATTGGAGGGTTTTTGACACATTGCGGTTGGAATTCGACGCTGGAAGGGGTTTGTGCTGGCGTGCCAATGGTAACATGGCCTATTTTTGCTGAACAATTTTTTAATGAGAAGTTGGTTGTACAAGTTTTGAAGATTGGGGAGAGAGTGGGAAATGAGATAGCTGTTCCGTTAGGGGAGGAAGGGAGGTATGGAGTCTTGGTGAATAAGGAGCAGGTTAGGGAGGCTATCGGAAAGATAATGACTGAAGGGAAAGAAAGGGAAGACAGAAGAGAGAGATCAAGCAAGCTTGCAGAGATGGCAAAGAAGGCAACAGAAGAAGGGGGATCTTCTTACCTTGATATTACATTGTTAATGGAAGATATTAGGAAACTAGCCATAGGCCATCAAGCTTAA